The DNA region TTTGTTTTTGGTCTCCATGAAAGCGGGGGGGACCGGGCTAAATCTTACGGGTGGAGATACGGTCATTCTTTTCGATACGTGGTGGAATCCTGCTGTTGAGCAGCAAGCGGCTGATCGCGTGTATCGCTATGGTCAGAAGAAAACGGTTCAGGTCGTTAAGCTTATTACCACGGGGACGATTGAAGAGAAGATGCTTGCCCTACACGAAAAGAAAAAAGCGTTGGTAGAGGAAATCATTCAGCCTGGAGAGCAATCATTAAGCAGCTTAAAGCTAGAGGATATTAAGGAGCTTCTAAAGGTGTAGACTGTGGAGGCTTCAGTTTGGAAGTGCATATACAATAACATTTCAAACGCTTTGCCAAAGGTGCAAATGAGTAAAAGGGTAGTTCCTTTGCTCTGTTCTGCATCTTTTTTTCGTCAATTAAACTGGGTTACATAGTAAATTAAAAAGCAAGTAAAATACAGTATTTATACGTAATAATTCTTATTTGTATCCCGACCTCATTTTTAATTTGGAATGAATAAACTTCCTGTAGGGATTGAAAACAACTAATAATAAGGAGTATAATTCATTATTGCGGAGTAAAAATATTATATTTAAATCGTAATAATTACTATTAAAAGAAAGGCGGTGAGGGTTACACTTGTCAAAGCGTAGCAACAAACAAACAGATAACTTAGAACAAAATAATATTCGCTCAAAACCGAGCTTGGCTATCTTTATTCTGTTTGTGGGCCTGCTTGCTCTTAGTGTATCCATTGCCGCCTCTGTATCTATGGGTGTTTCAGACATTAGCTTAAAGACGGTTTGGAAAGCTGTCTTTGAATTTAATGATGAACTGTTGGAGCACAGAGTGATTCATGAACTGCGACTTCCTAGGGCTCTAATAGGAGCATTGGTAGGAGCTGCTCTTGCTGTATCGGGTGCGCTTATGCAGGGTATGACGAGGAACCCTATAGCAAGTCCTGGGATCATGGGATTAAATGCAGGCTCTGCCTTTGTGCTAGCCGTTGCATTCGCTTTTTTTCCTGGCCTGCCTTATTCCTCGTTAATTATGTGGTCTTTTTTCGGAGCAGCGCTCGGAGCTGGGATTACCTATGGTGTTAGCTCTTTTTCAAAAGCAGGCTTAACCCCCATCAGGCTTGCTCTTGCAGGTACAGTTGTAGGAGCCCTTCTCAGCTCAGCTTCTACAGGGATCGCAATCTATTTTAATGTTGCTCAAGACCTAACCTTCTGGTATGCGGGAGGAATTGTTGGGTCTACTTGGATCAATGTGCTAGTACTAGTACCGTGGATAGCAATAGGTTTGGTAGCCGCATTGCTGCTAGCTAAATCCATTACTGTTCTTGGACTAGGGGAAGATACAGCGATTGCTCTTGGACAACGAATTAAGCTTGTTAAAATAGGAGGCATTCTTATTGTGATTCTTCTAGCAGGTGCGGCCGTATCTGCTGCAGGACCAGTTGGTTTTGTGGGGTTAATTATTCCTCACATTACACGTTTTTTGGTTGGTGTGGATTATCGCTGGATCATTCCTTGTTCAGCTATAATTGGGGCTTTGTTCCTTGTATTAGCCGATATCGGCTCAAGGCTTGTAAATGCTCCATATGAAACACCTATTGGTGTAATTACAGCTATTGTGGGTGTCCCCTTCTTTTTCTATTTGGTTCGTCGTGATCGGAGGGGAATGTAATGGGTGCATTAGAGGATAGCAAACTAAGTAGTAGGAGAAAAGTAGTTAAAACTTTAATTCTTTTAGTATTGCTGATTATAGTAGTTTTTTTAATTAGCTTATCGGTAGGAAGCATTGAACTAGGAGAGGTGATACAGGCTCTGATCGGTTTAGGAAGCGATAGTCAGATGTTGATTATCTATCAATTTAGACTTCCCCGAATCGTTTTAGCTGGTTTGATAGGAGCAGGTTTAGCTGTGGCAGGGGCCATCCTACAAGGAATATCACGAAACGTTCTAGCTGATCCAGGTGTTTTAGGTATAAATGCAGGGGCAGGGCTTGCTGTAGCAGCATTTTCCTTAGCTTTTTCTAATGGTATTGCGTACTCCCCTTTTTTAATGCCTTTTTTCGCTCTGATAGGAGGGCTGAGCGCTGGGAGCATGATCTACATGTTAGCGATAAAAAAAGGAAAAGTTGCTCCTGTTCGGCTTATCCTCGTTGGCGTAGGGATGAGCTTAATATGCAGTGCATTATTAATTTTGTTACAAATTCGTATGGATCCTTTTGTCTTTATGTCCACAACCGTATGGCTAGCGGGGAGCCTTGCAGGAACG from Bacillus horti includes:
- a CDS encoding FecCD family ABC transporter permease; translated protein: MSKRSNKQTDNLEQNNIRSKPSLAIFILFVGLLALSVSIAASVSMGVSDISLKTVWKAVFEFNDELLEHRVIHELRLPRALIGALVGAALAVSGALMQGMTRNPIASPGIMGLNAGSAFVLAVAFAFFPGLPYSSLIMWSFFGAALGAGITYGVSSFSKAGLTPIRLALAGTVVGALLSSASTGIAIYFNVAQDLTFWYAGGIVGSTWINVLVLVPWIAIGLVAALLLAKSITVLGLGEDTAIALGQRIKLVKIGGILIVILLAGAAVSAAGPVGFVGLIIPHITRFLVGVDYRWIIPCSAIIGALFLVLADIGSRLVNAPYETPIGVITAIVGVPFFFYLVRRDRRGM
- a CDS encoding FecCD family ABC transporter permease — protein: MGALEDSKLSSRRKVVKTLILLVLLIIVVFLISLSVGSIELGEVIQALIGLGSDSQMLIIYQFRLPRIVLAGLIGAGLAVAGAILQGISRNVLADPGVLGINAGAGLAVAAFSLAFSNGIAYSPFLMPFFALIGGLSAGSMIYMLAIKKGKVAPVRLILVGVGMSLICSALLILLQIRMDPFVFMSTTVWLAGSLAGTTWLTVGVLLPWILFLLPMAMYKARTLNILNMGDEVAKGLGVHVERQRLGLLAIAIMLASACVAVGGGISFVGLVAPHITRRLIGPKHEHLLPVSALIGALLLMIADILARQLLTTNEMPTGIIVSLVGAPYFLYLLATSKR